Below is a genomic region from Rhizobium sp. 9140.
TCACGCGACGTCCCCACCCGACCGACCGGCGGACCCGGCAGGTCTTCCTCACCGATCGTGGCCGTGGCCTGAGGGACGAGGCGATGACGGCGGCGCGGGCGGCCGATGACGCGCTCTTTGTCGGGTTCCGCCGCTTCGAGCGCGCGCTGATGCTGGAATATATGCGCATGGCCATCGCCAATTCCGCGTGTGCGCCCGCAGATATCTCCGCGCACCGCGACGCGGAGACCGATCCCGGCGGGGAACACGGCCCCGACAGCCCACGTTGATATCCGGGCCTTCCCAAGCCGGAATTTTTGAGTAGGGTCGCGCCGACATCAAGGAGCAGTGCAATGACCGATATCACCGGCGTTCTCGCCAAGGCGGACACCAATCTCGACGCCAGCCTGGAACGGCTCTTCGACCTCGTGCGCATCCCCTCCATCTCCACCGATCCGGCCTACAGGGACGCCTGCCGCAAGGCTGCGGAATGGCTGGTTTCGGACCTTCAAAGCCTGGGCTTCACGGCCTCGGTGCGCGATACGCCCGGTCATCCCATGGTCGTCGCGCATCATGACGGTGCCACCCCTGACGCGCCGCACGTGCTGTTCTACGGCCATTACGACGTCCAGCCGGTCGATCCGCTGTCGCTCTGGGAGACGGATCCCTTCACGCCGTCCGTGCGCGAGCTGTCGCCTGACCGCACCCCTGGCCGCACCCCTGGCCGCAAGGTCATCACCG
It encodes:
- a CDS encoding MarR family winged helix-turn-helix transcriptional regulator, whose translation is MAYDRMESATYLASLLARGFSRQLQERGRKLGFAPGQFPVLAELWNEDGLTQRQLIDRLDAEQATIANTLARMERDGLITRRPHPTDRRTRQVFLTDRGRGLRDEAMTAARAADDALFVGFRRFERALMLEYMRMAIANSACAPADISAHRDAETDPGGEHGPDSPR